A stretch of Limanda limanda chromosome 7, fLimLim1.1, whole genome shotgun sequence DNA encodes these proteins:
- the pex10 gene encoding peroxisome biogenesis factor 10 isoform X3, with translation MPLGPANHSQFIRSIQKDEYYQTFLKNNSNEAYQTLAGSKRWLDWRKEIELLSDFVYYGLTTFSGYQTLGEEYVSIVQVDPSKRHIPSRARRGFFVLCHALLPYLLDKVLVCLENELDGGQESLSGVRRRQTTAGTWSLEAWLRRWMQTAVGLLSEPQRKACLPAMFVLRQGLTLLHQFHVALFYLTGSFYHLSKRMAGISYLHVMGRYSSDGTIRSSYRLLGALSLLQLVMTVCLQLNNFRQRQRARTEWKLYRKLRLKKKSFNWDLWETLVWSFFLTC, from the exons ATGCCCCTCGGCCCTGCTAACCATTCTCAGTTTATTCGCTCCATCCAGAAGGACGAATACTATCAAACTTtcctgaaaaacaacagcaacgaAGCTTATCAAACACTTGCAG GTTCCAAACGTTGGTTGGACTGGAGGAAAGAGATAGAGCTGCTGTCAGATTTTGTCTACTATGGTTTAACAACGTTCTCCG GTTACCAAACTCTTGGTGAGGAGTATGTCAGCATCGTGCAGGTGGATCCCAGTAAACGGCACATCCCCTCCCGGGCAAGACGAGGCTTCTTTGTCCTCTGTCATGCCCTCTTGCCGTATCTGCTGGACAAGGTCCTGGTGTGCCTGGAGAACGAGCTGGATGGTGGGCAGGAGAGCCTCAGCGGTGTCAGGCGGCGGCAGACAACTGCCGGGACATGGAGCCTGGAGGCTTGGCTGAGGAGGTGGATGCAGACAGCAGTTGGGTTGTTGTCAGAGCCCCAGAGGAAAGCGTGCCTGCCGGCCATGTTTGTCCTCCGACAGGGTCTTACCCTCCTGCACCAGTTCCATGTGGCTCTGTTCTACCTCACTGGCTCTTTTTATCACCTATCCAAGAGGATGGCTGGTATCAGCTAT ctgcatgTGATGGGGCGATACAGCAGTGACGGGACCATCAGGAGCAGCTACAGGCTGCTAGGTGCCTTGTCCCTCCTTCAGCTGGTCATGACTGTTTGTCTCCAGCTCAACAatttcagacagagacagagagccaGGACGGAGTGGAAGCTCTACAGAAAGCTCAG GCTAAAGAAGAAGTCATTCAATTGGGACCTTTGGGAAACTTTGGTCTGGTCATTCTTTTTGACTTGCTAG
- the pex10 gene encoding peroxisome biogenesis factor 10 isoform X1, translating to MPLGPANHSQFIRSIQKDEYYQTFLKNNSNEAYQTLAGSKRWLDWRKEIELLSDFVYYGLTTFSGYQTLGEEYVSIVQVDPSKRHIPSRARRGFFVLCHALLPYLLDKVLVCLENELDGGQESLSGVRRRQTTAGTWSLEAWLRRWMQTAVGLLSEPQRKACLPAMFVLRQGLTLLHQFHVALFYLTGSFYHLSKRMAGISYLHVMGRYSSDGTIRSSYRLLGALSLLQLVMTVCLQLNNFRQRQRARTEWKLYRKLRKDLHSTHDTNSVSAVLSAQRARAPESPAASSVWRRGDTPPPPPVDTSSAGSASQSGATPRRSAPFVGRSSSLTDWCTSGTTARSTEPDNTHTHTHTHTQTHRL from the exons ATGCCCCTCGGCCCTGCTAACCATTCTCAGTTTATTCGCTCCATCCAGAAGGACGAATACTATCAAACTTtcctgaaaaacaacagcaacgaAGCTTATCAAACACTTGCAG GTTCCAAACGTTGGTTGGACTGGAGGAAAGAGATAGAGCTGCTGTCAGATTTTGTCTACTATGGTTTAACAACGTTCTCCG GTTACCAAACTCTTGGTGAGGAGTATGTCAGCATCGTGCAGGTGGATCCCAGTAAACGGCACATCCCCTCCCGGGCAAGACGAGGCTTCTTTGTCCTCTGTCATGCCCTCTTGCCGTATCTGCTGGACAAGGTCCTGGTGTGCCTGGAGAACGAGCTGGATGGTGGGCAGGAGAGCCTCAGCGGTGTCAGGCGGCGGCAGACAACTGCCGGGACATGGAGCCTGGAGGCTTGGCTGAGGAGGTGGATGCAGACAGCAGTTGGGTTGTTGTCAGAGCCCCAGAGGAAAGCGTGCCTGCCGGCCATGTTTGTCCTCCGACAGGGTCTTACCCTCCTGCACCAGTTCCATGTGGCTCTGTTCTACCTCACTGGCTCTTTTTATCACCTATCCAAGAGGATGGCTGGTATCAGCTAT ctgcatgTGATGGGGCGATACAGCAGTGACGGGACCATCAGGAGCAGCTACAGGCTGCTAGGTGCCTTGTCCCTCCTTCAGCTGGTCATGACTGTTTGTCTCCAGCTCAACAatttcagacagagacagagagccaGGACGGAGTGGAAGCTCTACAGAAAGCTCAG AAAAGACCTACATTCAACACATGACACGAACTCTGTCTCTGCAGTCCTCAGCGCACAAAGAGCTCGAGCTCCAGAGTCGCCCGCTGCATCCTCtgtctggaggagaggagacactccacctccaccccctgTGGACACCTCTTCTGCTGGGAGTGCATCACAGAGTGGTGCAACACCAAG GCGGAGTGCCCCCTTTGTCGGGAGAAGTTCCAGCCTCACAGACTGGTGTACCTCAGGAACTACAGCTAGATCTACAGAgccagacaacacacacacacacacacacacacacacacaaacacacagactgtaA
- the pex10 gene encoding peroxisome biogenesis factor 10 isoform X2, protein MPLGPANHSQFIRSIQKDEYYQTFLKNNSNEAYQTLAGSKRWLDWRKEIELLSDFVYYGLTTFSGYQTLGEEYVSIVQVDPSKRHIPSRARRGFFVLCHALLPYLLDKVLVCLENELDGGQESLSGVRRRQTTAGTWSLEAWLRRWMQTAVGLLSEPQRKACLPAMFVLRQGLTLLHQFHVALFYLTGSFYHLSKRMAGISYLHVMGRYSSDGTIRSSYRLLGALSLLQLVMTVCLQLNNFRQRQRARTEWKLYRKLSPQRTKSSSSRVARCILCLEERRHSTSTPCGHLFCWECITEWCNTKAECPLCREKFQPHRLVYLRNYS, encoded by the exons ATGCCCCTCGGCCCTGCTAACCATTCTCAGTTTATTCGCTCCATCCAGAAGGACGAATACTATCAAACTTtcctgaaaaacaacagcaacgaAGCTTATCAAACACTTGCAG GTTCCAAACGTTGGTTGGACTGGAGGAAAGAGATAGAGCTGCTGTCAGATTTTGTCTACTATGGTTTAACAACGTTCTCCG GTTACCAAACTCTTGGTGAGGAGTATGTCAGCATCGTGCAGGTGGATCCCAGTAAACGGCACATCCCCTCCCGGGCAAGACGAGGCTTCTTTGTCCTCTGTCATGCCCTCTTGCCGTATCTGCTGGACAAGGTCCTGGTGTGCCTGGAGAACGAGCTGGATGGTGGGCAGGAGAGCCTCAGCGGTGTCAGGCGGCGGCAGACAACTGCCGGGACATGGAGCCTGGAGGCTTGGCTGAGGAGGTGGATGCAGACAGCAGTTGGGTTGTTGTCAGAGCCCCAGAGGAAAGCGTGCCTGCCGGCCATGTTTGTCCTCCGACAGGGTCTTACCCTCCTGCACCAGTTCCATGTGGCTCTGTTCTACCTCACTGGCTCTTTTTATCACCTATCCAAGAGGATGGCTGGTATCAGCTAT ctgcatgTGATGGGGCGATACAGCAGTGACGGGACCATCAGGAGCAGCTACAGGCTGCTAGGTGCCTTGTCCCTCCTTCAGCTGGTCATGACTGTTTGTCTCCAGCTCAACAatttcagacagagacagagagccaGGACGGAGTGGAAGCTCTACAGAAAGCTCAG TCCTCAGCGCACAAAGAGCTCGAGCTCCAGAGTCGCCCGCTGCATCCTCtgtctggaggagaggagacactccacctccaccccctgTGGACACCTCTTCTGCTGGGAGTGCATCACAGAGTGGTGCAACACCAAG GCGGAGTGCCCCCTTTGTCGGGAGAAGTTCCAGCCTCACAGACTGGTGTACCTCAGGAACTACAGCTAG